A window from Leguminivora glycinivorella isolate SPB_JAAS2020 chromosome 16, LegGlyc_1.1, whole genome shotgun sequence encodes these proteins:
- the LOC125235010 gene encoding uncharacterized protein LOC125235010 translates to MDLVPPFTVQAACSVQPLEDYDGPRAPLLRQVSLDEERRDDCQGHWRGSHLLGEEEEKGIRLFRALLLQHLRLEELRPPPCIVASARPDPRGWWMYWRDWRALERAIKRFRNTKARGRLAERAEDIPLLCLDEVAFEDIMQELCQACAHVEQRALVVLAFLCEVCARAVRIGGWCRATDWAATHVAQYATPWAIRHGGWSNVVEKAGGVRREESTLLAGAAVAALLAFLLFCRTRLRHSIL, encoded by the exons CTGCATGCAGCGTCCAACCCCTAGAAGACTACGATGGCCCTCGCGCACCCCTACTCCGCCAAGTTTCCCTGGACGAGGAACGCCGTGACGACTGCCAGGGACACTGGAGGGGGTCTCACCTCTTGGGAGAGGAGGAGGAGAAAGGCATAAGGCTGTTCCGGGCCTTGCTGCTCCAGCATCTGAGGCTTGAGGAGTTGAGGCCGCCGCCGTGTATTGTGGCGAGTGCCAGGCCTGATCCTAG GGGCTGGTGGATGTACTGGAGGGACTGGCGAGCACTCGAACGAGCTATTAAGAGGTTCAGAAACACGAAGGCAAGAGGTCGGCTGGCTGAGAGAGCTGAAGATATCCCCCTTCTCTGTCTAGATGAGGTGGCCTTTGAAGACATCATGCAGGAGCTTTGCCAG GCCTGTGCCCACGTGGAGCAGCGAGCGCTGGTGGTACTAGCGTTCCTCTGCGAAGTATGCGCTCGCGCCGTGAGGATCGGCGGATGGTGCCGCGCCACCGACTGGGCTGCGACACATGTAGCACAGTATGCCACGCCATGGGCTATCAGGCATGGTGGATGG AGTAACGTTGTTGAAAAAGCCGGCGGTGTTCGTCGTGAAGAGAGCACTCTTCTAGCCGGTGCAGCAGTGGCAGCGCTTCTAGCATTCCTTCTCTTCTGCCGCACACGTCTCCGACATTCCATCCTCTAA